The Flavobacterium faecale genomic sequence GTCCTGAGTTACCAAATTTTAATCCAATTGCTAAGTTCAAAGCCGTATCAAAATCAGCATCTTCAAAAACAATAAAAGGTGCATTTCCACCCAATTCCATTCCTAATTTTTTGATTGATGTTGTACTGTCTGCAATGATTTTCTTCCCAGTTGCTGTAGAACCAATCATGGTCAAAACAGCAGGGATTGTACTAGTTGTCATTGTTGTAGCCACCTCTGCAGATGGACCAGCCAAAATATTGACAACACCAGCAGGAAAATCGATACTGTGTAGTATTTCACCAAGGATATAACTTGACAAAGGCGACATTTCAGACGGTTTGATAATCAATGAACATCCAGCTGCCAATGCAGGTCCGATTTTGAAACCAACATTCAATAATGGAAAATTCCAAGCCAAGTAAGCCACGGCTACACCTGCCGCCTGCTCGACCATCTTATGTGTGTGAGTGTGCTCGTAATCAGGAATTTGCTCTTCTCTGCGGTTTTTCATTGCTGCAGGATACCATTCTAGTGCATTTGTAATTGCCTCAATATCTTCTGCAGATCCAGCATAGGTTTTACCCATTTCGTGAACCATAGCCGAACGTAATTCTGCTTCTCTTTCGAAAATAGCAGTTCTTAATTTGGTCATCCAAGCTGTTCTTTCAGCCAAAGATAATTTCGACCAAAATTTAAATCCTTTTTGTGCAGCGATCAATGCTTTTTCAGCATCTGCTTTTCCTGCTAAGGCAACTTGAGCGATAGATTCTCCAGTAGCTGGACAAATCACTGCTGCTTTTTCACCACTAACAGAATCAACTAATTGACCGTCAATGTATAATTTTTTATATCCGAAATCTTGTGTATTCATGGTAATTGTAATTTGATAATTATAGTACTAACTTAACACTATCCTTTGAAACAGCGTAGGCTCTCAGAACATCTTCATCCACATCTATTCCTAAACCTGGACGATTAGGGACCTCAATATAGCCATCTTTCATAACTATAGATGGGAAAGTTAATTTTTCTCGAAGACCATTTTCAGTCTGATCATATTCCATCAAGAAATTTGGTCGGTACATTCTACCCGGTATACTTTCCAAATTGGCAATAAAATGAAGTGCCACATGAATACCAATAGCTGTACCCCAGGTATGAGGAATAATATCTACTCCGTTTGCACTTGCTAACGCTGAAATACGTTTGGCCTCAGTCAATCCTCCACTAGAACAAATATCTGGTTGCAAAATATCAACCGATTTATTTTGTATCAATTGTTGAAATCCAAAACGCAAATATTCACATTCTCCTCCAGAAATCGGAATCGAAGTTTTTTGTCTTAATTCATTGTATTGACTATAAAATTCTGGCGAGATCGGTTCTTCAAACCAAGCAATATCATAAGGTTCAATCAAACGACACAATTCTATTGCTTCTCTTAATGTGTAAGCGTGATTAGAATCGACCATCAGTTGAATATCTGGTCCAATGATTTCACGCATCTTTTTAACGTTGGCGACATCAGCTTTGATACCTAATCCTACTTTCATCTTCATTGCTTTGAAGCCTTGAGAGATATACAACCTCGCTTCTGCTTCAAAGTCCTTGGATGGATTTTCATGACAGGTAAAATACAATCCTGTTGCATAAGGCTGAATCTTAGTTCTATGAGCTCCACCTAACAAAGTAGAAACAGATTGTCCTAAAATTTTTCCTTTTAAATCCCAAATTGCAATATCAATAGCACTCATCGATGCTACTAATATTCCTCTTCGAGCATAGTCCAAAGTTCTACGGTACATTCCGTTCCAAATAACTTCGTTTTCAAGTGGGTTTTGACCAATAACCATTGGTTTCAAAAACTCAATCCCAGCTTCCAAAATAGTAGCTGGTCCGTAACCTTCTCCCCAACCATGTGTCCCGTCTGAACAGGTAATTTTAACTACGCAAATACTTCTTTCTGCATATTCCCATTGCGAAAAGAAAAAGCTTTGTGAAAGCGTATCTTTTAAAACAAAGGTTTCAATTTTTTCAATTTTCATCTTCTTATTTGGTTTAAAAAGCAACTAGAATGCTGCTCCTATTTGAGTTTAGTTTCTTGTTTAATTGGCCGTATAAAGTTAATTTTTTAATGGGTTATTAGCAGCACTAACTTACCCTAAATCAAGTACATGTTACCTGATTGCGTTTACCTTATCACTTATGGCTTTAAAGTGCGCATATAGTCCTTCGTAATTTTTTGATTCAATAAGTTTTTTATCGAATAATGATCCGCCCATTCCTACTCCAATTGCTCCTGCTTGAAAAAAAGATTGAATGTTGTGAACATCAACGCCACCCGTAGGTAATAATTTTATTGTATTTAATGGACCCAAAATATCTTTTACATATCCTGCTCCCAATTGTGTTGCTGGAAAAATCTTCACAGCAGTAGCTCCCAATTTATTTGCATTGTAAATTTCTAAGGGTGTAAAAGCACCGGGAAATATCGGAATGTTACGCTCATTACAATAATTCATAACATCTACATCCATGATTGGAGTCACGATAAATGTTGCTCCCGCATCCAAGGCCATCATTAAATCGGCCATAGTACAAACGGTACCTGCTCCAACATTGATCTCAGGATGACTCTCAGCTACTGCTTTGATAATCTCACAAGCATTATCCGAGTTCATTGTAATTTCAAGGGTTGTCAATCCTGCTTTTTTATATTGAGGTAATATTTCTTCAATTACTTTCAAAGAAATATTTCTTATAATACCAACAATTGGCATTTTCTCAAACAATTCTGTTTTATAATTTGTTCCCATTTTTAGGTTGTTTTTACAATTGATTTTTTAAAATATTCCATTGTCCTTTTACTACAGACAAATCAACTAAGTTGGCTTGAATAATTTCCGTTTTAGACTCTAAGCCTAATACGCAAATTGCGCTATGATACAACTCAAACAGCTTTCCGCCGGCACACAATTTTATAGAATCACAAGGCAAATCTCTTAAGCTTTGCAATTCTTCTCCGATCAACAAACCACTTAAATAATAGTAGTTTTCAATATTTGTTTTCTCTTTAAATAAGTTATTGGTTCGCACTTTAAAAAGGGTATTCAATAATGATTTTCCCTCCATAGCTTTTTGAACCCCTTCTTCAAAAGCATTCAAAACAGTTTCGTCAAATTCGGTTTTTTCAATCGAAGCTTTCAAAATAGTATACTCAGAGATCACGCTGAAAACTTCACCCGTCATGAAGGTAAAAAAATTGGTTATCTCACCTTTCTCGCAAACTACATGTTTACTATGAGTACCTGGAGTAACAAAAACGACAGAATGATTTTTATCTTCTTCATTTACCAAGCCAATAATTTCGACTTCTTCTCCTCGAATAACATCAGAATCAGATTTGACTCCAGAAATTAAATGAATCATATTCGGAATGATATCAGACCTTATTTTTTCGATATAAAGTGATTTTCCATCTGTTTTGAATGGTAAGCTTGCATAAGGCAATTCTCTTAATCCAATGCTCGAAGAGGCCATTCCTGAAACTACAATGGCAACATCAGAAGTAATCGTATTTGAAAAAAGCGCAAGTTGTTTTTTTAAGAAAGTCAAAAAATAAGTTTCTTTGTCTCCACCACAATTCACCCACTCGTTGTAGATTGTTTTAATCCCTTTTGGAGAGACTACTTCTTCAATAATTTGTAGACTTGGAACTTCTACCAACCTCAAACGCAGGTTTGTAGTTCCCCAATCAACACTCACAAAAGTTTTTATAGTTGCCATTTTTAAATCTGATTAATAGATCCTTACAAATTTAAATGGTCTCTGGAGTATCCTGTATCCCTAATTTACCTAGTACTACCTCATTTTTACCCCAATTGAATCCCGCCATTTTAAACTGAGGTAAAATACAGCTAAAAAAAAAAGATTCAAAATGTAAAAAGCCACTCGATTAACGAATGGCTCTTCACACTTATTTAAACTAAAAACACTTGAACAAAATTATTTTTTTATGGCACTAATATAAAATTCAAAATTATATTTACCTGATTTCAAATCATATTCCGGCAATCTATTTGACAACGTTCCACCTAAAGCCATTTGAACTAAATCTAGATTTAGAGTATAAAAGCCTTGTGGTTTCAAATCATATGGATGTTTTGCTTTGTCAATATTGTCTGCTCCATATTTCCAGATAGAAAAACCAAACAATGGACTTCCGGTAAATTGAAGTCCAGCAGTTCCTTTTTCTTCCTGCAACTTCACCCATCTTGTATCTGTATGATTTCCGTTTTCTTGAGGAAAAATATAGTTATAAAAAATAGCATCTGTTTTGATACTAAACTCATCTACTTCTGCTGCTCTTTTGCGATCAGCATAATTCTCCCATGGTCCATTACCGTAGTAAGTGGTATTTTTCAATTGATCAGAAACCCCCATTGTAACTCCAAAACGAATTAAATTTGGTAATGAAGCCTCTGCATCCATCGTAACACCTACTTTGGTTGTTCCGTCATTTGACAGCGTATAAATTTTATTTAGACTTACTTTTTTATCTACATTCTGTTTCACTACCACTTGAACTCCCTGCTCTTCTTGGGTAACTGTAACCGAATATGTTTTAAGCAAACCATTAACCGTTGACCAAAAGTTTTTTGATTGTGCAAATGGTTTTGCATTTGCACCACGTATATCATTGTCAACTACAGGACGTGTGAAATTTAATTGCAATGGCGCTGCAACTTGCTCAGTACCTTTTATTTTGTACGAAATTAAATTTCCGCTTTCTTTAGCAATTACGACTTGAACCTCTTTAGCATTAAGACGCACCTCTGCAGCCGTTTCTTCATAAGATATTTTTTCTTTCGAAGCATTTACCACCGCTACCACTGTCTTTTTCGGCTGTAATTCGATTTGGTTTTTAGCTATCTCAAAACCTTTTTCTGCCCATAAACGATTTGTTTTCTCGTGCATACTCATTCGGATCCAGTAATCAGAACGGTCGTCAAACTTGTTATTTTTGATTGGTAACTTAACGGTTTTTGCTGCTCCTGCTTCCAACTCCATTGTTGGTAAAACGCCAGATTGAATTACTTTACCGTTTTCTGAAACTTCCCAACGAATTTCATATTTATCTAAATTTGAAAATGAAAAACGATTAATAATTCTAAATTCTGATTGCTGAATATTGGCAGCTTCAAAAACTACAGGTTGAAAAACATACTTAGCTTCAAAAGCATGCGGGTTTGGACTTAAATCTGGTGCAAAAACTCCATTGATACAGAAGTTACCATCGTTTGGAACATCTCCAAAATCACCCCCATAAGCATAATATTGTTCACCTTTAGCATTTTTGGCTACAATTCCTTGGTCTTTCATATCCCAAATAAAACCACCAATCAAATTGGGTCTTTTTCGAATTTGATCCCACATATCTGCAATTCCCCCCATTGAGTTCCCCATAGCATGCATGTACTCACACATGATAATTGGTCGAGTGATATGCGCGTTCTCAGACATGTTGACCAATTGCGCCAAATCTGGATACATTCTACTTAAAACATCTACATAGTTTTTATCATCAGGATTAGCATAAGTTGGCCATTTGGTCATTTCATTTGCAGCTCCTTCAAGATAATGTGGATCTTCAGGATCTCCTTGTGCACCTTCATAATGTATGAAACGTGAAGGGTCAAAATCTTTCACCCATCCAGCTGCCGCAGCAAAGGCTGGTCCTGTTCCACTCTCATTCCCTAACGACCATGAAATTATCGAAGGATTATTTTTGTCTCTTTCGACCATACGAATAACTCTAGTCAAAATTGGTGCTGCCCAAGTAGGTTGTTGCGGAATATAACTCCCTAAATGGTGTGCTTCGATATTTGCCTCATCCATTACATACAAACCATACTCATTGCATAACTCATAAAAATAAGGGTCATTTGGATAATGTGACGTACGTACAGCGTTAAAATTAAAACGTTTCAAGGTTTCAACATCTTTTCTTAAGTCTTCATGACTCAATGCTTTCCCCTTGGTTGGGTGATGATCATGTCGATTTACACCCATAATTTTCACTACTTTACCATTGATTAGCAATTCATTTTTCTTGCTGAATTCTACTTTTCGAAAACCTACTTTTTGACTTCTAGCCTCTACAACATCTCCATTTGCATTGGTCACTTTAAATACCAATTTGTACAAATAAGGATCTTCTGCAGACCATTTTCGTGGCGACTTGATAGTTGCCTCCATAAATGCAAATTTGGTAATATCTCTAGCTGGCCATCTTTCTTTATATACCTTTTCAAGATCTACAGAGAGCGGAGTAGGTAATACTTTATTATTATCTGCATCGTATAGTTCTGCCGAAATCTTATACCCTTTTAATTTTGATTCATCTTCTTGCATCCATAAAAGTGGACGGATTTCAAGTTTTGCATCTTGATAATTAACATCTAATTTGGTTCGAACAAAAAAGTCATTCAAGGCAATCTTAGGTTGTGCCATCAAGAACACTTCACGATGAATACCGCTCAAACGCCACATGTCTTGATCCTCCAAATAACTTCCGTCGCTATAACGAAATACCTGTACCGCAAGACGATTTTGACCCGCTTTTAAATATTTAGTCACATCAAATTCTGCTGCTAAACAACTTCCTTGACTGTACCCAACTTTTTCACCGTTTACCCACAAGTAAAACGCAGAAGTTACACCTCCAAAATGCAAAATAACCGATTGTTCTTTCCAGTCTGTTGGCACATCAAAATCCCTGTAATAACTACCAACAGGATTGTCTCTGTAAATTTTTGGAGGCAATGGCGGTTGAGGCCCTCTCCAATCGTATTTTAAATTTCCGTCTAAAATGTTGGGTGTAAATGGATAAACAATATTTGTATAAATTGCTTGACCAAACCCTTTCATTTCCCAGTTTGAGGGAACTTCAATATCTTTCCAATTACTAGTGCCATTGTAATTAGTACCCATAAAATCTGTAGGACGGTCCTCCGATTTATCAACATAGTTGAACTTCCAAATACCATTCAATGATTTAATTCTAGATTTATCACGATTTCCTTCAAGGGCATCTTTTTCATTTTTATACGAATAAGATGGTACGCGCGATTGCATTTTGTTTTTTTCGAAAACCAATTCGTTTTCCCAATCATTTTGAGAAATAACTAACTGCGAAAAAAACAATAAAAAACTAAGAAAAAGGAAACCTCTTTTCATATCTAAAAATTTATAAAATGTATTATAAGACAATATTAAAATATTCTGAACCAAATACCCCACTTTGCAAATAGACTAAAACTGTACAAAACCTAAAAATACAGCTTTACAATTGCTTATTTGTCAAAAAAACTACAACATGTAATGAAAATAGTAAAACATATGATCAGATACAGATCTAATTGAACAAATAATAATGAGTAGCTAACAAAAATAGCACAAAGGAGAAATAATAAACACAAGATAATTATCCTTCATTTAACCAATTTTACCCGTACTGCTAATCAGTCTTAAAACAAAAAACCAGTATTGCTATAACAGCAATACTGGTTTTACCAAATAAAATAAAACTACCTAAATAGGAAAGTGAATTAAATGCTACTTAACTCATCACGCATTCTTTCAAAAAATGGTTTAAGCTCTGCTTGCGTTTTTCCTGTTACTTTTGAAAATTCGGCATTAAACGCACTATTTACCTCGTTCATTTTTCCTTTTTTATCCTCTGCAGAAAGTTCACCGCTTTTGGCTTTTTTCAATACATCCATAAAATTGGTTATATAGGTATTTCTTGCGTCCAAAAGTTCTTTGGATTTTGATGCATCTAGTTTAAACTCGGTTGTTGCAGCATCTACAAAATACTTAATCTTTTTTTCTTGTGTTTTGTTTTGAGCAAATGCTGCTGAAAACGTAACCATCATCATTAATACTAATACAATTTTTTTCATCATTTTTAATTTTAAAGTTAGTTATAGTTAATTATTTTTTCTTTTGCCACACTCGAACATATTCGATTTCAAAGTCGACTACGCCATCGTCTTTTTTTCCTTCTGGACTGTTCAGTTCCAAATCTTCTTTTGTATCTGGAACGCCATGCCACGGAAACGTTTCTTGATCCAACCAGATAGAGATTGGCTTGGTTGCTA encodes the following:
- a CDS encoding NAD-dependent succinate-semialdehyde dehydrogenase, which gives rise to MNTQDFGYKKLYIDGQLVDSVSGEKAAVICPATGESIAQVALAGKADAEKALIAAQKGFKFWSKLSLAERTAWMTKLRTAIFEREAELRSAMVHEMGKTYAGSAEDIEAITNALEWYPAAMKNRREEQIPDYEHTHTHKMVEQAAGVAVAYLAWNFPLLNVGFKIGPALAAGCSLIIKPSEMSPLSSYILGEILHSIDFPAGVVNILAGPSAEVATTMTTSTIPAVLTMIGSTATGKKIIADSTTSIKKLGMELGGNAPFIVFEDADFDTALNLAIGLKFGNSGQICVAANRIFVHKNIYDKFLAAYIDRASKIKLGFSIDPNETVDMGPVVDRRARNRMFDLVADAVSKGAKLEYGGNIPAGLPENGNWMEPTVVSGITTDCRLFREETFGPVAGIMSFESDDEVLEMANDTEYGLASYIFTNNHKRIQRFTEDLDFGEIQINGVKYAIYLPHGGIKNSGIGHDCSHLALDDYLVKKRVSTAL
- a CDS encoding mandelate racemase/muconate lactonizing enzyme family protein, whose protein sequence is MKIEKIETFVLKDTLSQSFFFSQWEYAERSICVVKITCSDGTHGWGEGYGPATILEAGIEFLKPMVIGQNPLENEVIWNGMYRRTLDYARRGILVASMSAIDIAIWDLKGKILGQSVSTLLGGAHRTKIQPYATGLYFTCHENPSKDFEAEARLYISQGFKAMKMKVGLGIKADVANVKKMREIIGPDIQLMVDSNHAYTLREAIELCRLIEPYDIAWFEEPISPEFYSQYNELRQKTSIPISGGECEYLRFGFQQLIQNKSVDILQPDICSSGGLTEAKRISALASANGVDIIPHTWGTAIGIHVALHFIANLESIPGRMYRPNFLMEYDQTENGLREKLTFPSIVMKDGYIEVPNRPGLGIDVDEDVLRAYAVSKDSVKLVL
- a CDS encoding bifunctional 4-hydroxy-2-oxoglutarate aldolase/2-dehydro-3-deoxy-phosphogluconate aldolase encodes the protein MGTNYKTELFEKMPIVGIIRNISLKVIEEILPQYKKAGLTTLEITMNSDNACEIIKAVAESHPEINVGAGTVCTMADLMMALDAGATFIVTPIMDVDVMNYCNERNIPIFPGAFTPLEIYNANKLGATAVKIFPATQLGAGYVKDILGPLNTIKLLPTGGVDVHNIQSFFQAGAIGVGMGGSLFDKKLIESKNYEGLYAHFKAISDKVNAIR
- a CDS encoding 2-dehydro-3-deoxygalactonokinase, producing the protein MATIKTFVSVDWGTTNLRLRLVEVPSLQIIEEVVSPKGIKTIYNEWVNCGGDKETYFLTFLKKQLALFSNTITSDVAIVVSGMASSSIGLRELPYASLPFKTDGKSLYIEKIRSDIIPNMIHLISGVKSDSDVIRGEEVEIIGLVNEEDKNHSVVFVTPGTHSKHVVCEKGEITNFFTFMTGEVFSVISEYTILKASIEKTEFDETVLNAFEEGVQKAMEGKSLLNTLFKVRTNNLFKEKTNIENYYYLSGLLIGEELQSLRDLPCDSIKLCAGGKLFELYHSAICVLGLESKTEIIQANLVDLSVVKGQWNILKNQL
- a CDS encoding glycoside hydrolase family 2 TIM barrel-domain containing protein — its product is MKRGFLFLSFLLFFSQLVISQNDWENELVFEKNKMQSRVPSYSYKNEKDALEGNRDKSRIKSLNGIWKFNYVDKSEDRPTDFMGTNYNGTSNWKDIEVPSNWEMKGFGQAIYTNIVYPFTPNILDGNLKYDWRGPQPPLPPKIYRDNPVGSYYRDFDVPTDWKEQSVILHFGGVTSAFYLWVNGEKVGYSQGSCLAAEFDVTKYLKAGQNRLAVQVFRYSDGSYLEDQDMWRLSGIHREVFLMAQPKIALNDFFVRTKLDVNYQDAKLEIRPLLWMQEDESKLKGYKISAELYDADNNKVLPTPLSVDLEKVYKERWPARDITKFAFMEATIKSPRKWSAEDPYLYKLVFKVTNANGDVVEARSQKVGFRKVEFSKKNELLINGKVVKIMGVNRHDHHPTKGKALSHEDLRKDVETLKRFNFNAVRTSHYPNDPYFYELCNEYGLYVMDEANIEAHHLGSYIPQQPTWAAPILTRVIRMVERDKNNPSIISWSLGNESGTGPAFAAAAGWVKDFDPSRFIHYEGAQGDPEDPHYLEGAANEMTKWPTYANPDDKNYVDVLSRMYPDLAQLVNMSENAHITRPIIMCEYMHAMGNSMGGIADMWDQIRKRPNLIGGFIWDMKDQGIVAKNAKGEQYYAYGGDFGDVPNDGNFCINGVFAPDLSPNPHAFEAKYVFQPVVFEAANIQQSEFRIINRFSFSNLDKYEIRWEVSENGKVIQSGVLPTMELEAGAAKTVKLPIKNNKFDDRSDYWIRMSMHEKTNRLWAEKGFEIAKNQIELQPKKTVVAVVNASKEKISYEETAAEVRLNAKEVQVVIAKESGNLISYKIKGTEQVAAPLQLNFTRPVVDNDIRGANAKPFAQSKNFWSTVNGLLKTYSVTVTQEEQGVQVVVKQNVDKKVSLNKIYTLSNDGTTKVGVTMDAEASLPNLIRFGVTMGVSDQLKNTTYYGNGPWENYADRKRAAEVDEFSIKTDAIFYNYIFPQENGNHTDTRWVKLQEEKGTAGLQFTGSPLFGFSIWKYGADNIDKAKHPYDLKPQGFYTLNLDLVQMALGGTLSNRLPEYDLKSGKYNFEFYISAIKK